The Parambassis ranga chromosome 4, fParRan2.1, whole genome shotgun sequence genome includes the window CAGGTGCTTGTTGTAAAATTAATCATCGACTCGGAGGAAAACCTGAACAGAAACTGTGTCGCTTATAAAGGGAATTTAGATTGATAATAAGAGTTTAGATTCACAGTTTATATAAACATAAATTATTAAAAGGACCTATTCATTTAATTTGTGCACCGGGTGAGATGACAGACAACTGATGAGCTGGTCTCAAAATAATTAAACTCTTTAAACAGGCTCTGATTATCATAGAAGAATcatatttacataaaaacaaaatctcCCAGATAATTATAGCAGCAGTGATCCACCAATAGAAGCCTTCTGCTAAGACCTGGTGCTGTTAGAGCTGTAAGCACATACAATCTCCACTGGATGGCGCCAAAAGACACCAAAGTGAAACCAAACTGTGTGTTACAGTTACAGTGACCAAACTGGTACATGTCTGCGTTAACTAACGGACTGGAATAGGCCACAAATGTTACATCTTTCATATTGGACATAcagtgataataaaaaaaaatctcaagaATAGGACCCATAAGCAAAGCAGCATAGTGTAAGAGGAGGAGGCCTTCACTTGTTCAGGGATTTACACtcaaaacatgcaaataaacCACTGTAATCAGGTACTTATTCACCAAATGATGTGTTTGATGCATTTTTATGTGGTGCACTTATAAATTATTTCATAGAAATTATCTGTATTTTCAATTCTTCAGTCACTGAGCCTAATTGTACAGTAAAAGGCTGACTTCATGACATGATATGTGATAGGAGGTAACCATAAAGGGGCTAACATTGTCCTGTCCaacaaaaatatgcattttCTCAATTCTTATTGTTCTGATGTATCTCTTATAACATGACTTACAACCAACAGTGATTTATAAACAATGCATTAAAAGGGAAAATAATATTATTCGCATAATTCTTTCAGAGCAGTGGGAGAATCTTGTTTGAATCtaataaccacaaaaaccaacaaCTCTTCAAAATGTGCAATCAGTTAAACGAGGTCCAGAGGAGATTTTGATGCAGAATATGTTATTacatgaaacaggaagtaagcCAAAAATTGAATGCAATGGTTGGGTTCCCCCTTTTATATACCTAGTGTGACAATTACTTTTCTGGAGACagtgtttttcctttttctgaGACTCGATCAGCTTCACGCTGTGGAAGGTGCAGGCTGTAATGCTGTAAGCGCCTGAAAAGTTTGGGACTCTGCAGTCCTTGACTCCCTAGTTCTGGTATATTCCCATTCAGAGGCTTTTGTAAGACTGACATTAATATTTTCAGAGATTTCAGTAGGTCAGGTGTTTTAAAAAGCTTTTACTGCCACAGACTACAGGAAATAACACAAGTCACACAGAACAGCAAAATCCTTTAAAGTTACTGATAAACTTACTTAATCATATAAAGAAGTATGGGCATCTGGGAGTTGTTACACCTGTTATCCAGCAGTTTGAAGCAATGCTACTGGACTTCTCAGAGCTCCTTGAGGATGTtatgctgctcctccaagcagcttcatcagttcttgGAGTGCACGGAGGAGCGCTCTGCATGGAGGAATACCAAaactctaacaagtccagtCACCTTACTTCAAACTCTTAGATAAATCCTTCAGACATTCAACAATACATGGTTTATAGAAACTGCACTACAGCTTAAAGGATGTTAGGCACATAGTTCTGCAAAGTGCTCTGTTACGTTGCATTGACATTGTTAATATTGATAAGTGACTGAAGTGAGAAGAGACAGAATGTCCTCCCCGTCATAGCCAAGGTCATCCTTCCACTCCTTCACTTCATCCAAGTTGATTGGAAGTGACATCAGCACAGGAAGTTTTCCACCTTTCTCTTCTCTGTACTGGGCAAGTGACTCAAACGCTGCCACAATACGAATGATGCCTCTGTGCAGTGATGTCAGTTGAGCATCCATTATCATCTGTTTCTTTATGTTCAGGTTGGAGACATCTTCGGAAAGTCTCTGCATGGTCGTGACTGCCTGGAAAAGGAGATCATTGTCAAAGAGTTACTCGCGCTGGTTAgtgtgttttctgaaatgtAAGCTACTGATCATGTTGAGATTTATTTAATGCCACATGACCAAACAAAGGTGAGTGTGTTTGGTCGTGTCATATGACTGGATCTGGACTGGATAGAAATAGACTGGATGAATAGAAACAGACCAAATTTTGTACTTTTGCACGCACAGTTGTTAGGATCTTGAATCTGTTTACAATCTGTGCTAATAAACATGTCTGATGGATggtcagaaataaataaatacctgcAGGTTAATTGTGCTTTCAACTCAATTTATAGAAGTGAAACAGAGATGTCCAGACACATATCTCCTGTTAGTTGTGGTTGTGCATCGTTACACTTACTATGGACAGTGGTTTCATGAACTTGCTGAGAATGCCTGACTCCAAGGGTATATCATACCCATCAAGAGTCACAGTGTCTTCCTTGTGCTCCTCCAGCCACGTCCCAACTTCATTCATCTTGGATATGAGTTTTGACAACACATTAAGACACTTCTCCAGCCTCTGCAGTTTTtcttttgcagcagggtcagacAGGAAGGCCTTTAGGATTTCCTTTGCAGCTTTAAAAATGGCATCAATAGCACAGAACTCTTTAATCATTTTGGAAAGACTGGCCACCCAACGCAAGACCTGAGCTATGGTCTCAGCAGCCTCGGTTCCACCACTTATCACAGTCTCCGCTGCAGCCTCTGCGGCTGCCTCTGCTTCGGCCtccactgctgcctctgctgctgcctctgctgctgcctctgcagccGCCTCTACACCTGCAGCTACTGCCTCTGCCGCTGCCTCGGCTGCTGCGGCGGCGAcggcctcagctgctgcagtggcagCGGCTTCTACAGAGGCTGCCACTGCTGTTACCACTACATCAGCCACAACCCCTAAAACTATTCCCATGTTGACAGTTTAACCTGAAATAAACAAAGCTACAGGTTAGTTACAGGTGTACATGTGATACATTTAACAAGGCAGCTTTTACATGACATTTTACTTTGGGATATTATtgaacacacatgacacacagctggctgACAGAGACTTTGACCTTTGACATGTGATCATACTGGCTCAACTCACCTGTTATTTCCACCTCAGCAcacaccttgtgtgtgtgtagttgaaCTAAGGTGATGTAGTGTGTAGAAGTAAGTACTGATGGAaagtgtttgctttgttttctaaTTTATATGTTTAAGGAAAGTTTGAACAAACCCTCAATATGTCATGATCCCCTGTTCGGTTAGCTTTGTGTTCCATCAAATCCTTGGCTTTTGATTTTCCTAGTTATTTTAGTCTGTTTTGAGGATGGTTTCCCTTTTTACTTTGCTTCCTTGTGTCGCTCTGTCTGTTTTAAACCCTCTTGTTTCACTGTCCTTGTGGATCACGTGGCCCGccctgattttttttacctgtgtcttgttaaccccCGTGTATTTAAGTCCTGCTCCCCTTAGTTTTCACCGCTtcgtcctgtgtgtgttcctgtatgatGCAGCCTTgtgtctgttcctttgtcatCCTGGGCTTCGAGTGTTTCTTGTGTTGTTGGTTGTTAGTTTTGGTACCACTGACTTTTTGGTTTgatacattgtttttttgtagcCTGCATTTGGTTCCTCATCGAAACATGAACATGACATGACAGTTCATGTAGTATATGTATTATATTCATATAAAAGCAGTGATCTCACCTTTAGAAATAGTTTAGCTAATTTGTAAGCAACTTAAATCAATCATGAAAGGCTGCAGAAAGCTCCAACTGAGAAACAAACTGAGTGTTGAAGAAACAGATACTCACAAAATGAATGCTGGGATGATATAGTCAGAGCGCAGGGGGCACACAGGCTGTAATCAAACAGATAATGGCAGATATGGCTTCCTGCTTTTATAGttaaaaaaggaggagggggtgggggctgGAGAATTCcaggcaaaggaggaggaggaggaagaagaatggTGCAACAATTTTAACCACCCACATGCACGTCCCATTCCTCGAATTTTCAACTGCTTCCTTGACATTTCTTAAAGAAATACCCAAATCCAAAGAAGAAGCATAAGAAAGAAGTGAAAACACATTGTGTAATGATGTGACTGTACAAAACGTCATCTCACCCAAACCCCACTTAGGAATTTGTTTGAAAATTATTAACctatggaggtctggatttggaaccatactcaaaatgaaagtggaaaatcacattacaggctgatccaacttgagtggaagttcctcaagacaagtcaaaatgaggctcagtagtgtgtgtggcctccacgtgcctgtatgaccttcctacaacacctgggcatgttcctgatgaggcggcggatgttctcctgagggatctcctcccagacccgGGTTAAAGCATCAGTccgctcctggacagtctgtggtgcaacgtggcgttgttggatggaacgagacatgatgtcccagatgtgctcgattggattcaggtctggggaatggGCAgtccagtccatagcatcaatgctttcatcatgcaggaactgctgacacacttcagccacatgaggacTACCATTGTCATGCaccagaaggaacccagggcccactgcaccagtatatggtctcacaatgggtctgaggatctcatcccagTACctatggcagtcagggtacctctggctagcacatggagggctgtgcggccctccaaagaaatgcctccgcACACTATTACTGAGCCACCACCAAACCAGTCATGCTAAAGGATGTTGCAGCAacagaacgttctccacagcGTCTCCAGACTGTCTCatctgctcagtgtgaacctgctagGCTGCTTGGCTCACAGTTTCTTGGCTGTAACATGATCCAGATGAATGAAGCTCGATGAACAAGATTTTACAGCATACATTATCACGGAACATTCTTAACCCTTGATGCTTCTTTAAATTGACTGCACACAAATGTGGTCCAGTACCCAAACGTGTACATTTCataaaagtgcaataaaaatgtgatatgtaggttttatttttactttcactGCATCCAATCTTTTCAGCAACTTTAGACCTAATCATtgacccatccatccattatctgaacccacttgtcctacagtgcagggtcacggggggctggagacTATCCCAGCTATccatgggtgagaggcggggtacaccctggacaggtcaccagtccatcacagggcaacatacagacagacaaccattcacactttgcacatctttagaatgtgggaggaagttgGAGCatccggagaaaacccacgcaggcacaggaagaacgtgcaaactccacacagagaatGTTTTATAagctttttttaactttatgatttttttttgactggcaaaacacaaaatatgcaaTATTTTCAAAAATGGAGGTGCCAAGAGGGTTACTTAgtaattgattcacaatcagtgttgcttccttcCTGGACAGGTTGATTTCACaaaagtgtgattgacttggagatATGTCTTCCTGCTTAGTAATAGTTAAAAAATGGGGACAGGAAGTGGGGGGGTTAGGAGGAGGCTGTTTATTCACAAGTTTCCTTTACCTTTGGTACAACATTTTTAACCGCCCACATGCACATCCCATTCCTCAAACTGTCGACTGCTTGCTTGACATTTCTTGAAAAAAGGCTTGTAAATATGCTAATGAAATCCACTCCAAAGAACAAGTGTAAGAAAGGAGAAGTGAAGACATATTGTGTAATGATGTGAGTGTAAAAAATCATCTCACCCAAACCCCACTTAGGAATTTGTCCCAAGGGtaagtagagaagattgaagcaaggcgtctggacttgtacgTATGATGACTTGGATGTCCCAAACATGTCCCAAGGGTAACCTGTCATGAGAGCTCCCTGTTGTCCACTATGATAATCACAGCTACAGCATTATCAAAAGAGTAAATAAACCATAAACTTCCAATCCCACAACAGAGGACAGGCAAAGACCATTAAGACCACTTACTGTAACTTCAGAACCTGGGATAATAGCAACACGCCTCCACTGGCTATCAAACCAACAAAACCATTCAGCTAATAGAATCAATGTATTAACTGCCTTAGTACAAATGTATGAGCCGATATACTATAACCTCAGAAAGGGTACACTGTGAAAATAATGTCTTGGCTGTAACATGATGCAGATGAATGAGGCTTGATGATCAAGATTTTACAGCATAAAGTATCACTCAACATTCTTAATACGTCTTTATGAAACTTACTAACAACTGTGTGTTAGTTTGAAAATAACCTGGTCTCggtgtcaacacacacacatacagtatacacacaccCTAAAAACCTGCCTCACTGTGCACATGGTGCAAACCAATACATCTCATAACTGACTGATAACTGATACTAACAGGAAATGCAACTGAGTAACAACACAACCACAGTCTGAACACTTTCATGCTGACATCTTTAAAAAATACTTTCACTTGTATTCTTATGAAGGTCGAAAATACGTTAAGCTGTTTTagtcaaataaatgaataaatacacaaacaaataaataaatgtggaaataaataaatatttatttgtacctgaatttatttaattataagtAAAAGGGCTTCCTATAATAAAAGCCACAAAGACACGTTTCAAGTACAAATTTTAAGTACAATTTAACACAATGCTGACAACTtatcaaatgtaattaaaaatgcacaaaacccTTTTTGTTATGTTACCTGTCCATCCAGGTGGTGCAAGAGGCTGCTGTCTTTGCAGATCTGGGAAAAGCAAATTCCAGGAACTGAAAGCAAATTCTGTGAACAGGGGGCGGGTGGGGTCCGTTTAACATGCACAACTAATAAGTGAAAGAATGAACTGGAGGGGTTAAGAAAAGTCACTCCATCATTGCATCATATTTCAGTGTAATTCTCCACCCTCCTTGTATGCACTATAAAAAACAGGAGCCTCAACCGAAAACAGTCTGTGTCCTTCCTGCAGTgtgacttcatctgtccagcgTGAGTATCTGTTTCTGATACAGAAGTTGCACAGTGTGTTTGGTTTTGCCTCTTTGCAGCCCTGTTGTGTTTATGAATGAAGGTTTGTTGAAACTTAGCAACTTACTCCAAAGAACAATCTATAATGTACATATGTATTTACGTCAGACTTATTGAAGAGTTGCTTAAATGTTTGTTGGAAAAAACAATAGCTGTGCACTGCTGCAATAATTCACATGTGTTTGCTTTCTTAGGAGCTGCTCTAGTCTAAAAATGGCAGAGGTTGAGGAAATATTTGAAGGGGTTGAAGAAGCTATTGATGGGGCTGAAGAAGGCATTGAAGAATTGCCAGAAGAAATACAAGAAGAAGTAGCAGAAGAAATAGCTGAAGCCCGTGCTGAGGTTGCAGAGTTTTCCAGAGTTGCAGAAGGACTGAGAACCTTCCTTGATTTCGTCACAACAAGCATACCAGAGATAGCAGGATTTGTGATGAAGAATGTTGCTATTGGTGCTATCCTGTGGGGGGTGAATGTCGCTCTCAACAAATTATTGCCACACCATACAGCAGAACCAGATGTGAAAAAGAAACGTGATGCCATCAAGGCACTGAGCACGGTGATCAAAACAGAGTCTACCCTGAGTGACAAGGTCCTGGCCTGGATGAAGGAGCATAAAGATGACAAAATTGTCCTAGATGGGTTTGAGGTGCCACTGGAATCAATTATTGCAAAATACATCACACCAATATCTAAGGTATGTCTAACTCACTGTACCACAtacaacacacagaaactgtGACTTTGCATTTAATTGAATGGCCTACAAGCCCACAATAAACcatgttttatatttcattGTTTGGCATTTTAGGCTGTTGATGATGCGTTCAAAGTCGCTCAAGCACTGCAGGAAAAGCTCGATGGAAAAACTCAGTACAACATCCCAACTGGAGAAGATATGAAACTTCTTCTCACTGCTGGTGATGCATTCCTCAAAGGTTTCAATGACCTGATTGATTTCATCTCCAAAAATGTGGGGAAGTTTGAAGTGCTGGCTACCTTTCCTGTGAAACAGGCTGACCTGGTGGTTTTTACAAGTCAGCTGAATGATGCTAAAAACTTACCTCTGTGGTAAAGAAATGACTTTTTTGTCTTTAACTAGAGACAAAAGTCAAAGAAGCTGCTTTAAGCCATGAGATTGGTACTTCAACAGTGATTTAGCTATGACTAATGAAGTTTCACATGGTTTCTGCTTTAATTTCAGCAAAAACTTTCACCAGACAGGGAGGTTGTGCAAATTTGTGATGTGATGAAACAGTTTCCTGTCCTGAAAGGTTGCAGTTAGTAGGAGTGTGAACCCAATAGTGTAATCCTTTATTGAGCTCATTAATGGCTAGATTTATTATCAATGTTGTGGCATTGTTGTTGTCCTCATTTGTTATTGATTAAAAACTCTTCCACTGCTCTTTGGTCTGTTTGGTCTTATTTTGTGCATCCACCTTTACCTAAATGTCACTAATTACTCTAAAACTATTCATTTGTctaaaaatgtgtgttgtaGCAGAAGAAATGCAAACTTAAAATACACACTTAGTTAAAGTCATACTAATTGTTCAAGTCTGTCAGATGAACAATGAACAAACAATGTGTGATAAATAAAGAATATCTGGCTGCCCCTGAAATGAAACATAAGGAAGGTAAAAGCATGGATGGAGGAGGGACTCCAGACCACAGGGCACAGCAACATACTACTAGCTACTTCACACTTAAAGCGACAAACAGAGATCTGGATGCTCTGTAATCAGTTCTTTTTGTCTATAATGTTTGAATGTGACCTGCACAATATGACCGTCAGAaagcaggaaaaagaaaaacctcATTGTGGCTGGGACATCCTTTACCGTCCCTCATCTGAGATTTCAGGATTCTGAGCCTGGGCTTGGTGTTGCTACGGCAACCCTGATGGACAAAGGGGTTTAAAAAGGGGATGGAtgaagaggtttttttttaacttttatatttgttttgtcttcatACAgtgatattatattattatactaGTGTAATATCAGTACAATTTATGCAGTCTTTCATAATCCACACTGTCTCAGGCATTTTACAAGGAAGTGCAAGCATATAAGGAATAAAATGGAGAATCACACTGGACAAAGGTTGGCAGTCAAAGAACCAATAACTGTGATGTACTGTACTGTTACACATAGACTAGTAGGTTTTATTTACTTATGTCATTTGTTACATATAAAAGTGGAAATACAATGTCAAAATGATAGGGCTTTAAGTATATAAGAGACGGGAAATTTAAACagacttaaaataaaataaacaaattaaacatACCGATTTAAACCTTAAATTTTAGCTATAATAAAAACTGAAATTATCCCTGTAAtgtaatttcatttttattattacctCCTGACAGTGATCATCGTACAGGTGATTTTTAAGATTAGAggcacataaaaaaatatccttGACCACTTCAACAAAATTTAGCTCAGCAATCAAAATGGTTGAAAGGACCTGCAGATGACACCAACCTGACTTGAAAGAGGGGCTTTAACACCACCCACACCCATTGTTTTACAGTTTTATCTCACTGACTGGCCAGTAGCAACCTCCCATTCTGCCTGCCACCACTGTAACTCCTATGTGTAATGCTGTATGGGCTCACTTATTTTGATGCGGACCCAGTAAACAGCCCAGCCGAAGCTCACCACACACAGGATCATAGTCAGCACCCATACAAAGTAGATTGCTCCGTTGTCTCTTGCTTCGCTCCATGTACTTCCCTGTGCAGGCAACACAAAGGTATTAGTGCGATTACTGAAGTGTACTCCCAGGTAACAGATACTCCACTACATGACCGAACTACCTGGCATACACCTCCAtaacatcacacaaacaaacaacgcTCAGCACCTCAAAGCTTCACAGACTTAATTTATCCAGCATTCATTCATGAGGTATGTATGTGGAGCAATTACACACCTACTACATCAGTCATGTGCAAACATAGATATATCTACTCCTTACTTGAAAGACACTACATGCATAATGAGTGTGTTTGCCTGTATTATAAGCTTTGCTTTTGGCTAAAATACATGTATAATGTTTAATTATGCATGTGTTTTGAGAGACATCTCATGTAAATATTGCTGGGAACACATCCAACATCAAGAGTAAATTTTTCCACCTCTATTATATCACAATTAACTATTAGTAACACCATCAGAATGAAAATGCATCCTGAGGGTTTTGTTGTCACAACTACAAGTTATCTTGACATATCCACAGTCTGATGTCAAGTGTTCATTTatacatttacaaaataaaaatataaatgcagttTAGATCTGAAGGTCAGGAAAAATTCTTGGTCTTACCGCTATTATCGCAGTGAGGACAGCAAAGAACAAGCCGAACATAAAAAAGTACACAAAGCGACGCCAGGGGTAACGCCCTCCAACAAATgacctgaaagaaaaacaaagtggcTTTTGTggatttaacatttttaaacagtgtTAGGTGTCGgaatttattttctcttgttcaATGATACATGAACTGAATTTTAGCCTGCGCAA containing:
- the LOC114435222 gene encoding uncharacterized protein LOC114435222, whose amino-acid sequence is MGIVLGVVADVVVTAVAASVEAAATAAAEAVAAAAAEAAAEAVAAGVEAAAEAAAEAAAEAAVEAEAEAAAEAAAETVISGGTEAAETIAQVLRWVASLSKMIKEFCAIDAIFKAAKEILKAFLSDPAAKEKLQRLEKCLNVLSKLISKMNEVGTWLEEHKEDTVTLDGYDIPLESGILSKFMKPLSIAVTTMQRLSEDVSNLNIKKQMIMDAQLTSLHRGIIRIVAAFESLAQYREEKGGKLPVLMSLPINLDEVKEWKDDLGYDGEDILSLLTSVTYQY
- the LOC114434779 gene encoding uncharacterized protein LOC114434779, with amino-acid sequence MAEVEEIFEGVEEAIDGAEEGIEELPEEIQEEVAEEIAEARAEVAEFSRVAEGLRTFLDFVTTSIPEIAGFVMKNVAIGAILWGVNVALNKLLPHHTAEPDVKKKRDAIKALSTVIKTESTLSDKVLAWMKEHKDDKIVLDGFEVPLESIIAKYITPISKAVDDAFKVAQALQEKLDGKTQYNIPTGEDMKLLLTAGDAFLKGFNDLIDFISKNVGKFEVLATFPVKQADLVVFTSQLNDAKNLPLW